The following are encoded together in the Deltaproteobacteria bacterium genome:
- the secF gene encoding protein translocase subunit SecF has translation MEIIRPGIKIDFMGKRRYAFPLSGILIVIGILSLIMHGGPNYGIDFAGGTLAQVRFSQPVDLDEIRDALKDVELGKCVIQRFGAEGKGEYLIRLERDSSDLAGLSSLVNEALAKKFGEKDFEIRRTEMVGPKVGKDLRSKGIKAIIFSLIGILIYISWRFEFRFAVGAVVALAHDVMITVGILSLTNKEFSLPVLAALLTIVGYSLNDTIVVYDRIRENMRRMRKETHENVVNLSVNETLSRTILTSVTTLIVIVILFLRGGGVIHGFAFALLIGIIVGTYSSIFVASPVVLFWEQKFPKKGQKRRR, from the coding sequence ATGGAGATCATAAGACCGGGTATAAAGATCGACTTCATGGGAAAGAGGAGATACGCCTTTCCCCTCTCGGGCATCTTGATCGTCATCGGCATCCTCTCTCTGATCATGCACGGCGGCCCCAATTATGGGATCGATTTTGCAGGCGGCACGCTAGCCCAAGTGAGGTTCTCTCAACCGGTAGATCTAGATGAGATAAGGGATGCCCTTAAAGACGTGGAATTAGGGAAATGTGTGATCCAGAGGTTTGGGGCCGAAGGGAAGGGAGAATACCTCATCCGCCTGGAGAGGGACTCTTCCGATCTGGCCGGGCTTTCCTCCCTTGTTAACGAGGCCCTGGCCAAGAAGTTTGGAGAGAAGGACTTTGAGATCAGGCGCACCGAGATGGTCGGCCCCAAAGTGGGCAAGGATCTGCGCAGCAAAGGAATTAAGGCCATCATCTTCTCCCTGATCGGGATACTGATCTATATTAGCTGGAGGTTTGAGTTCCGGTTCGCCGTGGGGGCAGTGGTGGCACTGGCCCATGATGTCATGATCACTGTAGGTATCCTCTCCCTCACCAATAAGGAGTTCTCACTTCCTGTCTTGGCAGCCTTGCTGACTATTGTCGGTTATTCTCTCAACGATACCATCGTGGTCTACGACCGCATCCGGGAAAATATGCGCCGGATGAGAAAAGAGACCCATGAAAATGTGGTCAACCTCAGCGTCAACGAGACCCTGAGTCGAACTATCTTGACCTCCGTCACTACCCTCATCGTCATCGTCATCCTCTTCCTCAGGGGAGGAGGTGTGATCCACGGCTTTGCCTTTGCCCTCCTTATAGGGATCATCGTCGGCACCTATTCCTCTATCTTCGTGGCCAGCCCCGTGGTGCTCTTTTGGGAGCAGAAGTTCCCCAAAAAGGGACAGAAGAGGAGAAGGTAA
- a CDS encoding dihydroorotase encodes MEKMALLIRGGRVVDPLLGLDGSFDILIEEGCISGVAPGIEKEGVPILEAQGKVVVPGLIDMHVHLRDFSEAHKETIATGTMAAALGGFTTVICEPNTDPPMDNCRVLKRWFRMAKRDGCVNLYTKVCITKGRRGERLTRLKALFRRPWVVAATDDGDPVVRDKVMERAFLKAREYELLLTPHCEESPATIQAFKRNNPLFPLPKEIARYRREPYYVARELELAERVNRRVHISHVSMEASLDLVRKAKGRGLQATCEATPHHLTLSEEEAARCGTDAKVNPPLRKKEDVEALRQGLRDGTVDVIASDHAPHTPEEKARGWDQAPLGVIGLETTLGVVLTALVHPGVITLSEAIERMSTNPARILGLPGGSLAVGTPADITIIDMDKEWVVDPQSFCSKGRNTPFKDWQLKGKAYATIVGGKVVMEGGKVFV; translated from the coding sequence TTGGAGAAGATGGCGCTACTGATCAGGGGGGGGAGGGTGGTAGATCCCCTCCTTGGCCTCGATGGATCCTTTGACATCCTCATCGAAGAAGGATGCATCAGCGGGGTCGCCCCAGGCATAGAGAAGGAGGGGGTGCCCATATTGGAGGCCCAGGGCAAGGTTGTTGTCCCGGGCCTTATCGATATGCATGTCCACCTTCGGGACTTCAGTGAGGCCCATAAGGAGACCATCGCCACGGGGACCATGGCGGCCGCCCTAGGGGGGTTTACTACGGTAATCTGCGAGCCCAACACCGACCCTCCTATGGACAACTGCCGGGTCCTGAAAAGGTGGTTCAGGATGGCTAAGAGGGATGGGTGTGTAAACCTCTACACCAAGGTCTGCATCACCAAGGGCCGAAGGGGTGAAAGGCTCACCAGGCTGAAGGCCCTTTTCCGCAGGCCATGGGTCGTCGCTGCCACCGATGATGGGGACCCGGTGGTGAGGGACAAGGTGATGGAAAGGGCCTTTTTAAAGGCACGGGAGTATGAACTCCTTCTCACTCCCCACTGTGAAGAATCTCCAGCCACGATTCAGGCCTTTAAAAGGAATAATCCCCTTTTCCCCTTGCCCAAGGAGATCGCACGCTACAGGAGGGAGCCCTATTATGTGGCCAGGGAGTTGGAGTTGGCCGAGAGGGTCAACAGGCGGGTGCACATATCCCATGTGAGCATGGAAGCCTCTCTTGATCTGGTCAGGAAGGCAAAGGGCAGGGGGCTGCAGGCCACCTGTGAGGCCACCCCCCATCACCTCACCTTATCGGAAGAGGAGGCTGCCAGATGCGGAACCGATGCCAAGGTCAACCCCCCTTTGCGGAAAAAGGAGGATGTCGAGGCCCTCAGACAGGGACTGAGGGATGGCACGGTGGATGTAATCGCTTCGGATCATGCACCTCACACACCCGAGGAAAAGGCAAGGGGATGGGATCAGGCCCCCTTAGGGGTCATCGGCCTGGAGACGACATTGGGGGTGGTCCTCACCGCCTTGGTCCATCCCGGGGTCATCACCTTGTCCGAGGCGATAGAACGAATGTCCACAAACCCCGCCAGGATATTGGGCCTTCCGGGTGGCTCATTGGCAGTGGGCACACCCGCCGATATCACCATCATCGACATGGACAAAGAGTGGGTGGTTGATCCACAATCCTTTTGCTCTAAAGGACGCAACACCCCCTTCAAGGATTGGCAATTGAAGGGCAAGGCCTACGCCACCATTGTAGGGGGCAAGGTGGTGATGGAGGGGGGAAAAGTATTTGTTTGA